One genomic segment of Burkholderia pyrrocinia includes these proteins:
- a CDS encoding chloride channel protein yields the protein MPRPALPALFPVLTRRSLRIWRQYGVFWLGAIVVGLAAVLYARLIDWGYETFRTMRDHAVWLPLLLTPAIAAVSAWLTRRFFRGAEGSGIPQVIATLHARPSAFGARLLTLRILFGKVLVSFLGILGGFTIGREGPTVQVGAALMFNLRRFYPRSNAQIERQLVLAGAAAGLSAAFNTPLAGIVFAIEELTRSFSARASGVLITAIILAGVVALGLNGNYTYFGTIDAGPHFPKLLALAVLVTAIVTGIAGGLFCWLLLNTGRWLPAQLLGLYRERPIAFAALCGFVIAVVGLVSGGTTFGSGYAEARGLLDGREQLSVFYPFLKMVSMVASYLPGIPGGIFAPSLSIGAGFGNLLHIVFGNMSLPMLIALAMVGYLAAVTQSPITSFVIVMEMINGHALVISLMATALVSSRVSRFFAPPLYETLAQRYLAPPVAATEPAAATAAATTGVTEPQDATAAPADPLDTLRDENSDEPATTAPDEHAAHAPAPHDDGPAAAGAYGPALPGPRDAQ from the coding sequence ATGCCACGCCCCGCCCTTCCCGCCCTGTTTCCGGTCCTCACCCGCCGCTCGCTGCGAATCTGGCGCCAGTACGGTGTCTTCTGGCTCGGCGCGATCGTCGTCGGCCTCGCGGCCGTGCTCTACGCGCGGCTGATCGACTGGGGCTACGAGACCTTCCGGACGATGCGCGATCATGCCGTGTGGCTGCCGCTGCTGCTGACGCCGGCGATCGCCGCCGTGTCGGCATGGCTCACGCGCCGGTTCTTCCGCGGCGCCGAGGGCAGCGGCATCCCGCAGGTGATCGCGACGCTGCATGCGCGCCCGAGTGCGTTCGGCGCCCGGCTGCTGACGCTGCGTATCCTGTTCGGCAAGGTGCTGGTCTCGTTCCTGGGCATCCTGGGCGGCTTCACGATCGGTCGCGAGGGGCCGACCGTGCAGGTCGGCGCGGCGCTGATGTTCAACCTGCGGCGCTTCTACCCGCGCTCGAACGCGCAGATCGAACGCCAACTGGTGCTTGCCGGCGCGGCAGCCGGGCTGTCGGCCGCGTTCAATACGCCGCTCGCCGGGATCGTGTTCGCGATCGAGGAGCTGACCCGCAGCTTCTCCGCGCGCGCGAGCGGCGTGCTGATCACGGCGATCATCCTTGCCGGTGTCGTCGCGCTCGGCCTGAACGGCAACTATACCTATTTCGGCACGATCGATGCCGGTCCCCATTTTCCGAAGCTGCTGGCGCTCGCGGTGCTGGTCACCGCGATCGTGACGGGCATCGCGGGCGGCCTGTTCTGCTGGCTGCTGCTCAACACCGGGCGCTGGCTGCCCGCGCAACTGCTCGGCCTGTATCGCGAGCGGCCGATCGCGTTCGCCGCGCTGTGCGGCTTCGTGATCGCCGTCGTCGGCCTCGTGTCCGGCGGCACGACGTTCGGCAGCGGCTATGCCGAAGCGCGCGGCCTGCTCGACGGCCGCGAGCAGTTGTCGGTGTTCTACCCGTTCCTGAAAATGGTGTCGATGGTCGCATCGTACCTGCCGGGCATCCCGGGCGGGATCTTCGCGCCGTCGCTGTCGATCGGCGCCGGGTTCGGCAACCTGCTGCACATCGTGTTCGGCAACATGAGCCTGCCGATGCTGATCGCGCTCGCGATGGTCGGTTACCTCGCGGCCGTCACGCAGTCGCCGATCACGTCGTTCGTGATCGTGATGGAGATGATCAACGGCCACGCGCTCGTGATTTCGCTGATGGCCACCGCACTGGTGTCGAGCCGCGTGTCGCGCTTTTTCGCGCCGCCGCTCTACGAAACGCTCGCCCAGCGCTATCTCGCGCCGCCCGTTGCGGCCACGGAACCGGCTGCGGCAACCGCGGCGGCGACGACCGGCGTCACCGAGCCGCAGGATGCTACCGCCGCGCCCGCCGATCCGCTCGACACGCTGCGCGACGAAAACAGCGACGAGCCGGCCACCACAGCGCCGGACGAGCACGCGGCACACGCGCCGGCGCCGCACGACGACGGGCCGGCGGCGGCCGGCGCCTA